One segment of Anopheles stephensi strain Indian chromosome 3, UCI_ANSTEP_V1.0, whole genome shotgun sequence DNA contains the following:
- the LOC118509298 gene encoding putative inorganic phosphate cotransporter isoform X1 has translation MGSDSNNPMAEGKQSDATNGSVKDLEQMKTYAGEGKPPSGFGARHVQTLLLFFGLTVAYALRVNLSVAIVAMVDGHAANEDFEEFDWDEKTKSVILSSFFWGYVVTQIPAGQLAQRCGPKILLLLSIGICSMLAVLTPFCAHVGDAKAVVGLRIVQGLSQGFIFPSTHTMLSRWAPASERGRLGTLSYAGAQFGTVIMLAVSGVLASSTMGWPSIFYISGAVGMLWSVAWFFYGSNSPAEYRGIAPEEREFIESSFGPQDHSRRIVTPWMAILTSAPMIALTIAHSCHNWGFWTLLTEMPTYMKEVLEKDIKKNALLSSLPYFVMWILSFVFSPLSDFLINRQYLSRVASRKLFNTIGLWVPMVALLGLAFVPKGGSDLAIVLLTLAVGINSATYLGFQVNHIDLSPNHAGTMMGITNCAANIMSIIAPLIVGQVISDAVSDGGGRVRLSGFLSLISLNIICRLIRYSGAECFTLPPVCISSAILRSSSLARLTFSPGMNQNHQFLVPSPTLMKLNLRGTQTTRLAATRTIAIKSNAEGFF, from the exons CAAGCGGCTTCGGTGCACGCCATGTCCAAACACTGTTGCTCTTCTTTGGCCTTACCGTGGCGTACGCGTTGCGCGTTAACCTTTCCGTCGCGATCGTAGCGATGGTCGATGGGCACGCGGCCAACGAAGACTTCGAGGAGTTCGATTGGGACGAGAAGACGAAATCGGTCATCCTAAGCAGCTTCTTCTGGGGTTACGTGGTAACGCAGATACCTGCCGGCCAGCTGGCGCAACGTTGCGGGCCCAAGATTCTGCTGCTACTGTCGATCGGCATCTGCTCGATGCTTGCCGTGTTAACTCCATTCTGTGCGCACGTCGGTGATGCAAAG GCAGTGGTGGGCCTTCGGATAGTGCAGGGTTTGAGTCAGGGATTTATTTTCCCCTCCACGCACACGATGCTGTCCCGGTGGGCACCGGCATCCGAACGTGGCCGGCTCGGCACCCTCAGCTACGCCGGCGCACAGTTCGGTACGGTGATAATGCTGGCGGTTAGTGGTGTTCTCGCTTCTTCGACCATGGGATGGCCGAGCATATTCTACATATCCGGTGCCGTTGGTATGTTGTGGTCGGTAGCGTGGTTTTTCTACGGCAGCAACTCACCCGCCGAGTACCGTGGAATTGCACCGGAAGAGCGTGAGTTTATCGAGAGCTCGTTCGGGCCGCAGGATCACAGTCGCCGTATCGTTACGCCCTGGATGGCCATCCTCACGTCGGCACCGATGATTGCGCTTACGATCGCTCACAGCTGCCACAACTGGGGCTTCTGGACGCTGCTAACCGAGATGCCCACGTACATGAAGGAGGTGCTGGAGAAGGATATCAAGAAGAACGCTCTGCTGTCCTCGCTGCCGTATTTCGTGATGTGGATCCTAAGCTTTGTGTTCAGCCCACTGTCGGATTTCCTTATCAATCGGCAGTACCTGTCACGTGTGGCTAGCCGCAAGCTGTTCAACACGATCGGTCTGTGGGTGCCGATGGTGGCGCTGCTAGGGCTAGCGTTTGTGCCAAAGGGTGGATCCGATCTGGCGATCGTGCTGCTCACGCTAGCGGTCGGTATCAATTCCGCCACCTATCTAGGCTTCCAGGTGAACCATATCGATCTCTCGCCGAACCATGCCGGCACGATGATGGGCATCACGAACTGTGCCGCCAACATAATGTCCATCATTGCACCGCTCATTGTGGGGCAGGTGATATCGGACGCGGTAAGTGATGGTGGCGGACGCGTGCGTTTGTCAGGCTTTTTATCGCTCATATCGCTCAATATAATTTGCAGACTGATCCGATACAGTGGCGCCGAGTGTTTTACATTGCCGCCGGTGTGTATTTCTTCGGCAATCTTACGTTCATCATCTTTGGCAAGGCTGACATTCAGCCCTGGAATGAACCAGAATCACCAATTCCTCGTACCGTCTCCAACGCTAATG AAGCTCAACCTGCGCGGAACGCAAACAACACGGCTAGCAGCAACGAGAACCATAGCGATTAAATCAAACGCTGAGGGCTTTTTCTAG